From a region of the Triticum aestivum cultivar Chinese Spring chromosome 7D, IWGSC CS RefSeq v2.1, whole genome shotgun sequence genome:
- the LOC123169195 gene encoding tryptophan decarboxylase 1-like encodes MGSLDTNPMSFSALPSDKAAFEPLNPEDVRAYLHKAVDFISDYYTNIESMPVLPNVKPGYLQDELSASPPTYSAPFDVTMKELRTSVVPGMTHWASPNFFAFFPSTNSAAAIAGDLIASAMNTVGFTWQASPAATEMEVLALDWLAQLLRLPTTFMNRTSTGRGTGGGVILGTTSEAMLVTLVAARDAALRRSGSVGVSNISRLVVYAADQTHSTFFKACRLAGFDPANIRSIPTGPETNYGLDPAKLLEVMQADANAGLVPTYVCATVGTTSSNAVDPVGAVADVAAMFNAWVHVDAAYAGSACICPEFRHHLDGVERVDSISMSPHKWLLTCLDCTCLYVRDAHRLSDSLETNPEYLKNDATDSGEVTDLKDMQVGVGRRFRGLKLWMVMRTYGTAKLQEHIRSDVAMAKMFEDFVRADERFEVVVPRNFALVCFRIKASGAMTEEDANEANRVLMDNLNKTGKAYLAHTVVGDKFVLRFAVGSSLQEERHIRSAWDLIKKTTSSIMD; translated from the coding sequence ATGGGCAGCTTGGACACCAACCCAATGTCCTTCTCCGCCTTGCCCAGCGACAAGGCCGCGTTTGAGCCGCTCAACCCCGAAGATGTTCGCGCATACCTCCACAAAGCCGTCGACTTCATCTCTGACTACTACACCAACATCGAGTCCATGCCCGTTCTTCCTAACGTGAAGCCGGGATACCTGCAAGATGAGCTCAGCGCGTCGCCGCCGACTTACTCTGCGCCGTTCGATGTCACCATGAAGGAGCTCAGGACCTCCGTCGTTCCCGGCATGACACACTGGGCTAGCCCCaacttcttcgccttcttcccctcCACCAACAGCGCCGCTGCCATCGCTGGGGACCTCATCGCCTCTGCCATGAACACCGTCGGGTTCACGTGGCAGGCCTCGCCCGCAGCCACTGAGATGGAGGTTCTTGCTCTCGACTGGCTTGCGCAACTCCTGCGCCTACCTACCACCTTCATGAACCGCACAAGCACTGGCCGTGGAACCGGTGGTGGGGTCATCCTTGGAACAACGAGCGAGGCAATGCTCGTCACGCTAGTTGCCGCCCGTGACGCAGCACTGCGTCGGAGCGGCTCTGTCGGTGTATCCAACATCTCACGCTTAGTTGTGTACGCTGCCGACCAAACCCACTCCACGTTCTTCAAGGCATGCCGCCTCGCAGGCTTCGACCCCGCCAATATCCGCTCCATCCCCACCGGGCCGGAAACTAACTACGGGCTCGACCCGGCCAAGCTTCTCGAGGTAATGCAAGCTGATGCCAATGCTGGTCTCGTGCCAACATATGTCTGCGCCACAGTGGGCACCACATCTTCCAACGCCGTCGACCCGGTAGGAGCCGTTGCCGACGTTGCAGCCATGTTCAATGCATGGGTCCACGTCGATGCTGCCTATGCTGGCAGCGCGTGTATCTGTCCGGAGTTCCGCCACCATCTCGACGGCGTCGAGCGCGTGGACTCCATCAGCATGAGCCCACACAAATGGCTTCTCACGTGTCTCGATTGCACCTGTCTCTATGTCCGTGATGCTCACCGACTAAGCGACTCGTTGGAGACCAACCCGGAGTACCTCAAGAACGACGCTACCGATTCCGGTGAGGTCACTGATCTTAAAGACATGCAGGTCGGCGTTGGTCGGCGCTTTCGTGGGCTCAAGCTTTGGATGGTCATGCGAACCTATGGTACCGCAAAGCTCCAAGAGCACATCCGTAGTGATGTCGCCATGGCCAAGATGTTTGAAGATTTCGTCCGTGCCGACGAGAGGTTCGAGGTGGTCGTACCGAGGAACTTTGCTCTTGTGTGCTTTAGAATCAAGGCAAGTGGAGCCATGACGGAGGAGGATGCCAATGAGGCCAACCGTGTGCTAATGGATAATCTGAACAAGACTGGGAAGGCTTATCTTGCACACACGGTGGTTGGTGACAAGTTCGTTCTTCGATTTGCCGTTGGGTCGTCACTGCAGGAGGAGAGACATATAAGAAGTGCTTGGGACCTCATCAAGAAGACTACGAGCAGTATCATGGATTAA